A portion of the Betta splendens chromosome 2, fBetSpl5.4, whole genome shotgun sequence genome contains these proteins:
- the LOC114868450 gene encoding uncharacterized protein LOC114868450 isoform X4, with translation MKASDAGDVKCLMSAVTEENNRMSRSSGRPSCSSSAVASFLVGLLSGAAGGLLLGATAVVVLQALELLDGNQLLVEKLHDFMAVRGANASQSACSEWQLNVGVSVLAEALGVPK, from the exons ATGAAGGCGTCGGACGCAG GTGACGTGAAATGTCTAATGTCAGCTGTCACTGAGGAAAACAACAGGATGAGCAG GAGCTCAGGACGTCcctcctgctcgtcctctg CCGTGGCCTCCTTCCTGGTGGGGCTGCtgtcaggagctgctggaggtctgCTGCTGGGAGCCACAGCCGTCGTGGTGCTTCAGGCTCTGGAGCTTCTGGACGGAAACCAGCTTCTGGTGGAGAAGCTGCACGACTTCATGGCGGTCAGAGGAGCCAACGCGTCCCAAAGCGCCTGCAGCGAGTGGCAGCTGAACGTTGGAGTGTCCGTCCTGGCCGAGGCCTTGGGGGTGCCAAAGTAA
- the LOC114868450 gene encoding uncharacterized protein LOC114868450 isoform X2 — MKASDAGDVKCLMSAVTEENNRMSRSSGRPSCSSSGPASAVASFLVGLLSGAAGGLLLGATAVVVLQALELLDGNQLLVEKLHDFMAVRGANASQSACSEWQLNVGVSVLAEALGVPK; from the exons ATGAAGGCGTCGGACGCAG GTGACGTGAAATGTCTAATGTCAGCTGTCACTGAGGAAAACAACAGGATGAGCAG GAGCTCAGGACGTCcctcctgctcgtcctctg gtccGGCCTCAGCCGTGGCCTCCTTCCTGGTGGGGCTGCtgtcaggagctgctggaggtctgCTGCTGGGAGCCACAGCCGTCGTGGTGCTTCAGGCTCTGGAGCTTCTGGACGGAAACCAGCTTCTGGTGGAGAAGCTGCACGACTTCATGGCGGTCAGAGGAGCCAACGCGTCCCAAAGCGCCTGCAGCGAGTGGCAGCTGAACGTTGGAGTGTCCGTCCTGGCCGAGGCCTTGGGGGTGCCAAAGTAA
- the LOC114868450 gene encoding uncharacterized protein LOC114868450 isoform X1 has translation MKASDAGDVKCLMSTVTEENNRMSRSSGRPSCSSSGPASAVASFLVGLLSGAAGGLLLGATAVVVLQALELLDGNQLLVEKLHDFMAVRGANASQSACSERQLNVGVSVLAEALGVLCCVLSLCAGVCAGLWVHAVMTRSCRAAVGGGAVAVAGTVSLLCVAASGSALGRTLETSLAFIFKLDFSMWLSASLYFIGVSYIGLLLSNIIYHCYKLSSSFFFPIIVLILTPGAVYTIVLLALFFKTKLLLLVVLVPVVCACFPLEKTHDFHLITAPVLLMLCVTELFNMADQPIVSFRSVTSADAVGAVHEGVFVGLLASQLFAAAVGMSFVASWPKGGAGRTCAGAAGCGAALLAAVELAAPALGPGPAIGAVLGAAGAAGASLCAAGALAAVERCVWVGRLGVSVGAAAGALVSSCSHSGLSGTFMALCAAAVPAGLYLQLMLSSVHKRCVWPNLRFLYCFLLLAAALLWFNFACTDQPESFGLMPLALIPFLQWVVLLMHTLNMDK, from the exons ATGAAGGCGTCGGACGCAG GTGACGTGAAATGTCTAATGTCAACTGTCACTGAGGAAAACAACAGGATGAGCAG GAGCTCAGGACGTCcctcctgctcgtcctctg GTCCGGCCTCAGCCGTGGCCTCCTTCCTGGTGGGGCTGCtgtcaggagctgctggaggtctgCTGCTGGGAGCCACAGCCGTCGTGGTGCTTCAGGCTCTGGAGCTTCTGGACGGAaaccagctgctggtggagaagCTGCACGACTTCATGGCGGTCAGAGGAGCCAACGCGTCCCAAAGCGCCTGCAGCGAGCGGCAGCTGAACGTTGGAGTGTCCGTCCTGGCCGAGGCCTTGGGGGTGCTTTGCTGCGTGCTGTCGCTGTGTGCAGGAGTGTGTGCTGGGTTGTGGGTTCACGCTGTGATGACTagaagctgcagagcagcggtgggggggggggctgtggctgtggctgggACCGTGagtctgctgtgtgtggctgcgtctGGATCAGCTCTGGGTCGAACTCTGGAAACAAGTCTGGCCTTTATTTTCAAGTTAGACTTTTCAATGTGGTTGTCTGCTTCACTGTATTTCATAGGTGTGAGTTACATCGGCCTATTACTTTCAAACATCATCTATCATTGTTATAAGTTGTCAAGTTCCTTCTTCTTTCCCATCATAGTTTTGATTTTAACTCCAGGAGCCGTTTACACCATCGTTTTACTGGCTTTGTTCtttaaaacaaagctgctgcttctcgtggTCTTGGTTCCAGTTGTGTGCGCTTGTTTCCCACTAGAGAAAACACACGACTTCCATCTGATCACTGCACCTGTGCTCCTGATGCTGTGCGTGACTGAGCTTTTCAACATGGCCGACCAGCCCATCGTTTCCTTCCGGTCTGTGACATCGGCCGACGCGGTCGGTGCCGTTCACGAAGGCGTCTTTGTTGGACTCTTGGCCTCCCAGCTGTTCGCAGCTGCTGTAGGGATGTCTTTCGTGGCGTCTTGGCCCAAAGGTGGAGCAGGTAGAAcctgtgctggtgctgcaggctgtggagcagcgcTCCTCGCTGCCGTGGAGCTGGCGGCGCCTGCGCTGGGTCCGGGTCCCGCCATAGGAGCTGTGCTGGGGGCggcgggggcggcgggggcGTCTCTGTGTGCAGCGGGGGCGCTGGCAGCAGTGGAGcgctgtgtgtgggtggggagGTTGGGGGTGAGCGTGGGGGCGGCTGCAGGAGCGCTGGTGTCGTCGTGCTCCCACAGCGGACTGTCAGGGACCTTCATggctctgtgtgctgctgccgTTCCTGCTGGACTCTATCTGCAGCTGATGCTCAGCTCCGTCCACAAACGCTGTGTTTGGCCAAACCTCAGGTTCTtgtactgtttcctgttgttggCGGCTGCTTTGTTGTGGTTTAACTTTGCCTGCACTGATCAGCCTGAATCCTTTGGGTTGATGCCACTGGCACTGATTCCATTTCTACAGTGGGTTGTGCTTTTGATGCACACGCTGAATATGGACAAGTGA
- the LOC114868450 gene encoding uncharacterized protein LOC114868450 isoform X6: MDGDVKCLMSAVTEENNRMSRSSGRPSCSSSAVASFLVGLLSGAAGGLLLGATAVVVLQALELLDGNQLLVEKLHDFMAVRGANASQSACSEWQLNVGVSVLAEALGVPK; encoded by the exons ATGGACG GTGACGTGAAATGTCTAATGTCAGCTGTCACTGAGGAAAACAACAGGATGAGCAG GAGCTCAGGACGTCcctcctgctcgtcctctg CCGTGGCCTCCTTCCTGGTGGGGCTGCtgtcaggagctgctggaggtctgCTGCTGGGAGCCACAGCCGTCGTGGTGCTTCAGGCTCTGGAGCTTCTGGACGGAAACCAGCTTCTGGTGGAGAAGCTGCACGACTTCATGGCGGTCAGAGGAGCCAACGCGTCCCAAAGCGCCTGCAGCGAGTGGCAGCTGAACGTTGGAGTGTCCGTCCTGGCCGAGGCCTTGGGGGTGCCAAAGTAA
- the LOC114868450 gene encoding uncharacterized protein LOC114868450 isoform X5, with protein sequence MDGDVKCLMSAVTEENNRMSRSSGRPSCSSSGPASAVASFLVGLLSGAAGGLLLGATAVVVLQALELLDGNQLLVEKLHDFMAVRGANASQSACSEWQLNVGVSVLAEALGVPK encoded by the exons ATGGACG GTGACGTGAAATGTCTAATGTCAGCTGTCACTGAGGAAAACAACAGGATGAGCAG GAGCTCAGGACGTCcctcctgctcgtcctctg gtccGGCCTCAGCCGTGGCCTCCTTCCTGGTGGGGCTGCtgtcaggagctgctggaggtctgCTGCTGGGAGCCACAGCCGTCGTGGTGCTTCAGGCTCTGGAGCTTCTGGACGGAAACCAGCTTCTGGTGGAGAAGCTGCACGACTTCATGGCGGTCAGAGGAGCCAACGCGTCCCAAAGCGCCTGCAGCGAGTGGCAGCTGAACGTTGGAGTGTCCGTCCTGGCCGAGGCCTTGGGGGTGCCAAAGTAA
- the LOC114868450 gene encoding uncharacterized protein LOC114868450 isoform X3 encodes MMESGSGDVKCLMSAVTEENNRMSRSSGRPSCSSSGPASAVASFLVGLLSGAAGGLLLGATAVVVLQALELLDGNQLLVEKLHDFMAVRGANASQSACSEWQLNVGVSVLAEALGVPK; translated from the exons ATGATGGAATCTGGCTCAG GTGACGTGAAATGTCTAATGTCAGCTGTCACTGAGGAAAACAACAGGATGAGCAG GAGCTCAGGACGTCcctcctgctcgtcctctg gtccGGCCTCAGCCGTGGCCTCCTTCCTGGTGGGGCTGCtgtcaggagctgctggaggtctgCTGCTGGGAGCCACAGCCGTCGTGGTGCTTCAGGCTCTGGAGCTTCTGGACGGAAACCAGCTTCTGGTGGAGAAGCTGCACGACTTCATGGCGGTCAGAGGAGCCAACGCGTCCCAAAGCGCCTGCAGCGAGTGGCAGCTGAACGTTGGAGTGTCCGTCCTGGCCGAGGCCTTGGGGGTGCCAAAGTAA
- the LOC114868444 gene encoding uncharacterized protein LOC114868444 translates to MMKSDTGDVKCLMSAVTEENNRMSRSSGRPSCSSSGPASAVASFLVGLLSGAAGGLLLGATAVVVLQALELLDGNQLLVEKLHDFMAVRGANASQSACSERQLNVGVSVLAEALGVLCCVLSLCAGVCAGLWVHAVMTRSCRAAVGGGAVAVAGTVSLLCVAASGSALGRTLETSLAFISTVDFSMWLSVSLFVIGLTFVNLLILNLLHHYYYELSSSFFFPIIVLILTPGAVYTIVLLALFFKTKLLLLVVLVPVVCACFPLEKTHDFHLITAPVLLMLCVTELFNMADQPIVSFRSVTSADAVGAVHEGVFVGLLASQLFAAAVGMSFVASWPKGGAGRTCAGAAGCGAALLAAVELAAPALGPGPAIGAVLGAAGAAGVSLCAAGALAAVERCVWVGRLGVSVGAAAGALVSSCSHSGLSGTFMAVCAAAVPAGLYLQLMLSSVHKRCVWPNLRFLYGFLLLAAALLWFNFACTDQPESFGLIPLALIPFLVWVVLLMHTLNMDK, encoded by the exons ATGATGAAATCGGACACAG GTGACGTGAAATGTCTAATGTCAGCTGTCACTGAGGAAAACAACAGGATGAGCAG gaGCTCAGGACGTCcctcctgctcgtcctctg GTCCGGCCTCAGCCGTGGCCTCCTTCCTGGTGGGGCTGCtgtcaggagctgctggaggtctgCTGCTGGGAGCCACAGCCGTCGTGGTGCTTCAGGCTCTGGAGCTTCTGGACGGAaaccagctgctggtggagaagCTGCACGACTTCATGGCGGTCAGAGGAGCCAACGCGTCCCAAAGCGCCTGCAGCGAGCGGCAGCTGAACGTTGGAGTGTCCGTCCTGGCCGAGGCCTTGGGGGTGCTTTGCTGCGTGCTGTCGCTGTGTGCAGGAGTGTGTGCTGGGTTGTGGGTTCACGCTGTGATGACTagaagctgcagagcagcggtgggggggggggctgtggctgtggctgggACCGTGagtctgctgtgtgtggctgcgtctGGATCAGCTCTGGGTCGAACTCTGGAAACAAGTCTGGCCTTTATTTCTACTGTGGACTTTTCAATGTGGTTGTCTGTTTCTTTGTTCGTCATTGGTCTGACCTTTGTCAACTTACTGATACTGAACCTTCtccatcattattattatgagtTGTCAAGTTCCTTCTTCTTTCCCATCATAGTTTTGATTTTAACTCCAGGAGCCGTTTACACCATCGTTTTACTGGCTTTGTTCtttaaaacaaagctgctgcttctcgtggTCTTGGTTCCAGTTGTGTGCGCTTGTTTCCCACTAGAGAAAACACACGACTTCCATCTGATCACTGCACCTGTGCTCCTGATGCTGTGCGTGACTGAGCTTTTCAACATGGCCGACCAGCCCATCGTTTCCTTCCGGTCTGTGACATCGGCCGACGCGGTCGGTGCCGTTCACGAAGGCGTCTTTGTTGGACTCTTGGCCTCCCAGCTGTTCGCAGCTGCTGTAGGGATGTCTTTCGTGGCGTCTTGGCCCAAAGGTGGAGCAGGTAGAAcctgtgctggtgctgcaggctgtggagcagcgcTCCTCGCTGCCGTGGAGCTGGCGGCGCCTGCGCTGGGTCCGGGTCCCGCCATAGGAGCTGTGCTGGGGGCGGCGGGGGCGGCGGGggtgtctctgtgtgcagcGGGGGCGCTGGCAGCAGTGGAGcgctgtgtgtgggtggggagGTTGGGGGTGAGCGTGGGGGCGGCTGCAGGAGCGCTGGTGTCGTCGTGCTCCCACAGCGGACTGTCAGGGACCTTCATGGCCGTGTGTGCTGCTGCCGTTCCTGCTGGACTCTATCTGCAGCTGATGCTCAGCTCCGTCCACAAACGCTGTGTTTGGCCAAACCTCAGGTTCTTGTACGGTTTCCTGTTGTTGGCGGCTGCTTTGTTGTGGTTTAACTTTGCCTGCACTGATCAGCCTGAATCCTTTGGGTTGATCCCACTGGCACTGATTCCATTTCTTGTGTGGGTGGTGCTTTTGATGCACACGCTGAATATGGACAAGTGA
- the LOC114868664 gene encoding transmembrane protein 184C-like: MPCTCAEWRRWIRPLVLLLYALLLVAVVPLCIWELQKDKVGTHSKAWFIAGVFVFLTIPVSLWGILQHMVHYTQPELQKPIIRILWMVPIYSLDSWLALRYPSLAIYVDTCRECYEAYVIYNFLVFLLNFLSNQYPSLVLMLEVQQQQPHLPPLCCCPPWPMGEVLLFRCKLGVLQYTVVRPVTTVIALICQLCGVYDEANFSFRNAWSYLVIVNNISQLFAMYCLVLLYRALKEELTPIRPVGKFLCVKLVVFVSFWQAVLIAFLVKVGVISDKHTWDWDSVEAVATGLQDFIICIEMFLAAIAHHYTFTYKPYVQEAEEGSCFDSFLAMWDFSDIRADVTEQVRHAGRTFLGRPNKMYFGASSRPEHTEHTGLLTATSQDTMAAAATSMPASPSSTGRYQGLGHTPAPHSISAPAGFTSSS, translated from the exons GTTGGAACTCACAGCAAAGCCTGGTTCATCGCCGGTGTTTTCGTCTTTCTGACGATTCCAGTTTCACTGTGGGGGATCCTGCAGCATATGGTGCACTACACCCAGCCGGAGCTGCAGAAACCAATCATCAG AATTCTATGGATGGTGCCGATTTACAGCTTGGACAGT tGGCTGGCTCTGCGCTACCCCAGCCTGGCCATCTACGTGGACACCTGCCGCGAGTGCTACGAGGCCTACGTCATCTACAACTTCCTGGTGTTCCTGCTGAACTTCCTCAGTAACCAGTACCCCagcctggtgctgatgttggaggtgcagcagcagcagccccacctCCCCCCGCTGTGCTGCTGCCCCCCGTGGCCCATGGGAGA GGTGCTGCTGTTCAGGTGTAAGCTGGGCGTTCTCCAGTACACCGTGGTCAGGCCCGTGACCACGGTTATAGCATT GATCTGCCAGCTCTGTGGCGTCTACGATGAGGccaacttcagcttcaggaatGCCTGGTCCTACCTGGTCATAGTCAACAACATATCTCAGCTG tttgCCATGTACTGTCTGGTGTTGCTGTACCGAGCTCTGAAAGAGGAACTGACTCCCATTAGGCCTGTGGGCAAGTTCCTGTGTGTCAAACTGGTGGTGTTTGTCTCCTTCTG GCAGGCTGTTCTCATCGCATTCCTGGTGAAGGTTGGTGtgatctctgacaaacacacCTGGGACTGGGAcagtgtggaggctgtggctaCTGGCCTGcag GACTTCATCATCTGCATAGAGATGTTTCTGGCTGCGATTGCTCATCATTACACTTTTACCTATAAGCCCTACGTGCAG gaagcagaggagggttCATGTTTCGACAGCTTTTTGGCCATGTGGGATTTCTCGGATATTAGAGCTGACGTCACGGAGCAGGTCCGCCACGCTG GCCGTACCTTCCTGGGACGTCCCAACAAGATGTACTTCGGGGCGTCATCTCGACCTGAACACACGGAGCACACTGGACTCCTGACGGCAACCTCTCAGGACACGATGGCGGCGGCAGCTACGTCGATGCCCGCGTCCCCTTCATCCACTGGACGATACCAAGGCCTCGGACACACGCCTGCCCCTCATTCCATCTCTGCTCCTGCAGGATTCACCTCCTCTTCCTGA